The nucleotide window GCACCGCCTCTATCAGCCGCAGGGGAGAAGAAGAGGCCAGCCCCATCTTGAAATTACGCTCCCGGAAAAAATCCAGGATATAAGTCAGTCCCTCCATAGCACGGCCTTCTGCCATAATCTTCCGTGTTACGCTCTCAATGATTTCGTTGGTCACCTGTTCGGCACTCTTGCCCTCCCATTTAAAGTAGTTGTGCCAGTAACTTACCACCTCACGGGTACGAAGCCCTGTGGTACGATGTGTCAGTTCAGGTGTCAGTGTTACTCCTACCGTTGCAAATACTTCCCGCATCGCAATGCCCCACAGCGGCTCTGAGTCCACCAGCAGGCCGTCCATATCAAATATTACCGTGTTGATCATATGTATTTTTTCCGTCGCAAAGATAATAAGGGGATAAGGACCTGTGATAAATTCTAAGAAAAACAGCCAACTTTTCTCCGGATGCCATTTACAGCCTGTTAACATTTGCAATTTGTAATAATTCTAGTTTTGTACATATCGTAAGCGATGATGTTGAAAGCTCTTGATATAGACAAGGTATATT belongs to Chitinophaga sp. HK235 and includes:
- the hxpB gene encoding hexitol phosphatase HxpB, which codes for MINTVIFDMDGLLVDSEPLWGIAMREVFATVGVTLTPELTHRTTGLRTREVVSYWHNYFKWEGKSAEQVTNEIIESVTRKIMAEGRAMEGLTYILDFFRERNFKMGLASSSPLRLIEAVLDHLQIKESFQAVYSAEFEDYGKPHPAVYLACAKALNSDPLECIAFEDSVTGMTAAKAARMTTVVVPEPHNRQDPRYALANMKLDSLLQFDDQQLALLTQH